From Streptomyces sp. HUAS MG91, the proteins below share one genomic window:
- the sufU gene encoding Fe-S cluster assembly sulfur transfer protein SufU translates to MKLDSMYQEVILDHYKHPHGRGLRDGDAEVHHVNPTCGDEITLRVKYDGEKIEDVSYEGQGCSISQASASVLNDLLVGKELADARKIQETFLELMQSKGQIEPDDAMEEVLEDAIAFAGVSKYPARVKCALLSWMAWKDATAQAFAEEAKTA, encoded by the coding sequence GTGAAGCTGGATTCGATGTACCAGGAAGTCATCCTGGACCACTACAAGCACCCGCACGGGCGGGGCTTGCGGGACGGCGACGCCGAGGTGCACCACGTCAACCCGACGTGCGGCGACGAGATCACGCTGCGCGTCAAGTACGACGGCGAGAAGATCGAGGACGTCAGCTACGAGGGCCAGGGCTGCTCCATCAGCCAGGCCTCGGCCTCCGTGCTGAACGACCTGCTCGTCGGCAAGGAGCTCGCGGACGCGCGGAAGATCCAGGAGACCTTCCTGGAGCTGATGCAGTCCAAGGGGCAGATCGAGCCGGACGATGCGATGGAGGAGGTCCTGGAGGACGCGATCGCGTTCGCCGGAGTCTCCAAGTACCCGGCCCGAGTCAAGTGCGCGCTGTTGAGCTGGATGGCGTGGAAGGACGCGACGGCGCAGGCTTTCGCGGAGGAGGCGAAGACCGCATGA
- a CDS encoding metal-sulfur cluster assembly factor, which produces MTENAVEMKPASEEEVREALYDVVDPELGIDVVNLGLIYGIHIDDANIATIDMTLTSAACPLTDVIEDQAKSATDGIVNELRINWVWMPPWGPDKITDDGREQLRALGFNV; this is translated from the coding sequence ATGACCGAGAACGCTGTTGAGATGAAGCCGGCCTCCGAGGAGGAGGTCCGCGAGGCGCTGTACGACGTCGTCGACCCCGAGCTGGGCATCGACGTCGTCAACCTGGGCCTGATCTACGGCATCCACATCGACGACGCGAACATCGCGACGATCGACATGACGCTGACCTCGGCGGCGTGCCCGCTGACCGACGTCATCGAGGACCAGGCCAAGTCCGCCACCGACGGCATCGTCAACGAGCTGCGGATCAACTGGGTCTGGATGCCGCCGTGGGGCCCGGACAAGATCACGGACGACGGCCGCGAGCAGCTGCGCGCGCTCGGGTTCAACGTCTGA